The following DNA comes from Bradyrhizobium manausense.
ATCGACCCGCAGCAGACCAAGCTCGAGCAACCGCAGGCCTCGAACAAGTAAGGGGTCGCGGATCATGATCTCGAAATTCTTCATCGAGCGGCCGGTCCTCTCGAACGTCATCGCACTGCTGATGATCCTGATCGGCGGCGTCGCACTATTCAACCTCGCAGTCGCGCAATATCCTGACGTCGTTCCGCCGACCGTGCAGGTGACGACGCGCTATCCCGGCGCCAGCGCCAGGACCGTGATCGACACCGTGGCACTGCCGATCGAGCAGCAGGTCAACGGTGTCGAGGACATGCTTTACATGCAGTCCTACAGCGGCTCCGACGGCACCTATACGCTGACGGTGACTTTCAAGATCGGCACCGATCTCAACTTCGCGCAGGTGCTGGTGCAGAACCGCGTCTCCAGCGCGCTGTCGCAATTGCCGCAATCCGTGCAGAACCAGGGCGTCACGGTCCAGAAGAAATCGACCTCGATCCTGCTGTTCGTCACGCTGACCTCTCCGGACAAGAAATTCGACAGCCTTTACTTGAGCAACTACGCCACGATCAACATCCGTGACGAGCTCTCGCGACTGCCCGGCGTCGGCAACGTCACGGTGTTCGGCGCCGGCCAGTATTCGATGCGCGTCTGGCTTGATCCGAACAAGCTGCAGGTGCGTGGCCTGGTGCCACAGGACGTCATCAACGCGATCCAGCAACAGAGCCAGCAGGTCTCGGCCGGACAGGTCGGCGCGCCGCCGACGCCGCCGGGACAGGCGTTCCAGTATACGCTCAACGTCAACGGCCGGCTCGACGACACCAGCCAGTTCGAAAACATCATCGTCAAGTCGGGCACCAGCGGCGATGTCACGCGCGTGCGCGACGTCGGATCGGTCGAGCTTGGCGCGCAGACCTACAGCCAGATCTTCTCGCTCAACAAGCAGCCGGCCACCGGCATCGGCGTGTTCCAGTCGCCCGGCGCCAACGCGCTCGAGGTCGAGAAAGCCGTCGAGAGGAAGATGGTGGAGCTCGCCAAGCGCTTTCCGGAAGGAATCAAATACGACACGCCGTTCGACACCACCAAGTTCGTGAACGCCTCGGTGCACGAGGTCTACATGACCCTGATCGAGGCCGGCCTGCTGGTGCTGGTCGTGATCCTGGTGTTCTTGCAGGACTGGCGCGCGATGCTGGTGCCCGCGACCACGGTGCCTGTCACCATCATCGGCGCGTTCGCGGCGATGGCGGCGCTCGGCTTCACCGTCAATATGTCGACGCTGTTTGCGATCGTGCTCGCGATCGGCATCGTCGTCGACGACGCCATCGTCGTGGTGGAAGGTGCAGCCCACAACATCGAGAAGGGCATGAACGGCCACGATGCCGCGATCAGCGCGATGGACCAGCTGTTCGCGCCGATCGTCGGCATCACGCTGGTGCTGATCTCGGTGTTCTTGCCGGCCTCGTTCCTCGCCGGCCTCACCGGCCGCATCTATTCGCAATTCGCGCTGGTGATTGCGGCAACCGCGCTGCTGTCCGCCATCAACGCCGCAACGCTGAAGCCGACGCAATGCGCATTATGGCTGCGGCCGACGGTGCCGCCGGAGCAGCGCAACTTCTTCTACCGCGGTTTCAACGCGGTATACGATCGAGTCGAACGCGGTTATACGCGGCTCATCACCTTCCTGTGCCGGCACGGGACGATCTCGGTCGCGTTCGCGCTTGTCGTGATCGGGTGCAGCGGCTACGGCCTGTCGCGGGTACCGACCGGCTTCCTGCCGATCGAGGACCAGGGCTATCTGATCGCGGCCGTGCAATTGCCCGACGGCGCCTCGCTGGAGCGGACCCAGAAGGTGCTCGACAGGGCCGCCGACATCATCAAGGACACACCCGGCGTCCAGCAGGTCATCACCATCGCCGGCATCTCCGCCCTCGACAACAGCGCCAGCCTTGCCAATGCTGGCGTTGCCTACATCATCCTGAAGGACTGGGAGGCGCGCGGCAAAGGCGAAGACCTGCGCTCGCTGGTCTATGGCCTCAACGACAAGGTCGCTGATATCATGGAGGCACGCACGCTGGTGCTGCCGCCGCCGCCCATTCAGGGCATCGGCAACGCCGCCGGCTTCTCGATGCAGGTCGAGCTGCGCGACGGCAATAACGATTTCGCAAAACTCCAGGCGATCACCTCCGCGATGGTCAGCAACGGCCAGAGCCAGAGCGCGCTGCAGCGCGTGCAGTCGTCGTTCCGCTCGTCGGTGCCCCAGTTCGACATCGAGATCGACCGCATCAAGACCCAGACGCTGCATGTGACGACCGACCAGGTATTCGCGGCGCTGTCGACCTATCTCGGCTCGTCCTACGTCAACCAGTTCAACAAGTTCGGCCGCGTCTTCCAGGTCTACACCCAGGCCGATCCCGCCTTCCGCGTCACCGAACGCGACATCGCCAATATGCAGGTGCGCAACTCGAACGGCGACATGATCCCGATCGGCACGGTCGCCACGATCACGCCGGCCACCGGGCCGTCGCTGATCAGCCTCTACAATCTCTATCCGTCGTCGACCGTCATCGGCCTCCCCGCGCAGGGCTACTCGTCCGGCCAGTCGCTCAAGCTGATGGAAGACATCGCCGACAAGACGCTGCCGCCGGGCACGGGGTATGAATGGACCGCGATGTCGTATCAGGAGAAGGCAGTCTCGAACCAGATCTACTGGGTATTCGGGCTCGCGATGCTGCTGGTCTATCTCGTGCTCGCCGGCCAGTACGAGAGCTGGTACGCGCCGATCTCGGTGATCCTCGCGGTGCCGCTGTCGCTGCTGGGGCCGATGCTGATCCTCTCGGGGCTGAAGATCGACAACAACCTCTATTGCCAGATCGGCCTGATCCTCCTGATCGCGCTGTCGGCCAAGAACGCGATCCTGATCGTCGAGGTCGGGCTTGAGCTGCATAACCGCGACGGCAAGCCGGTGCTGGAAAGTGCGATCGAGGCGGCACGCGCCCGCTTCCGCCCGATCCTGATGACGTCGTTCGCTTTCATCCTCGGCGTGGTGCCGCTGGTGCTTGCGACCGGCGCCGGCGCCAGCGCGCGCAAGTCGATCGGCATCACGGTCTTCTCGGGCATGCTGGCCTCGACCTGCCTCGCGGTGCTGTTCGTGCCGGCCTTCTTCGTGGTGGTGCAGCGCTTCGAGAACTGGCGCGCGTCGAAGAAGGCGCCGAAGGCACAGCCGGCCGCGGAGGTGAAGCACTAGGCTTTCTCGCTCGGCGCCTGCCGCGCTTCGCCGCTGGAGACCAGCAGCACCGAGACCTTCGACTGCCGCAGCACCGCGTCGGCGACGCCGCCGAAGGAGAGATGGTCGCCCTGGATGCGGTCGACGCCGATGACGACGAGATCGACATCGGTGGTATCGATCTCGCGCAGGATCGCAGCCTCGGGTGCCCGGTTGACGCGCAGCGTGGTGGTGATGTCGACGTCGTAACGGGCGGCGAGATCGCTGGCGTCCTTCAGGATACCCGCCTCCTGACTCAGACCACGGGAGGCGCCGCGCTGCGCGCCCTTGTCGCGCGTCGTCGCGACATAGATCACGCGCAGCGAGCCTGATCCGGCTTGCGTCAGGGCCACCGCGACCTCGGCGCCGCGCTTGGAGACGCCGCTGCCGGAGACCGGGACAAGGATGTTGAGTCCTTCCGGCATCGGCTGCTTCAGATGCTTGCCCTTGGCCGCGACGATCGCGAGCGGGCCTTCGAACTTCGTGGCGATGTCCTCGATCTTCCGGTCGAACCGGTCTTTGCTCGCGGCGACCTTGTCGACGCCGACGACGAGGAGGTCAAAACCCTTGCGCGCCTCGTCGGCGATGGTTTCGCCGAGTTCCGCGCGCCGCGTGCGCGTGACGACGTCGACGCTGCCGGCATCGCCGTCGGTATTGGCTGACACGGCCTCAGCGGCCTTCTTCACCACGGCTTCATGGCTCTCCTCCTCGTCACGGCCCTTCTCCTGCTCCTTGGCGCGCTTGCCGATATGGAGCACGGTGATCGGCAGGCCACGCATGCCGGCGACGAGGCCCGCGATATGGGCGGCGAAGGTGGCGTTGACGCTCTCGTCGACCGCCAGCAAGGGGCGTTCGAGATTGGCGACGAAGCCGCGCTTCTCGAACTCCTCCCGCTCGAGGCGTTCCTTCTCCTCCCTGTTCATCGGCAGCTTTGCCAGCGCCGCGCGCAGCATCGGCGGCATCGCCATCGTGGTCACGATCGCCATGGTCACGATCATCGTGAACAGGTTCTGGCCGAGCACGCCGATCGACAGGCCGATGGTGGCGATGATGACCTCGGTCGAGCCGCGCGCATTCATGCCGCTCGCGAGCGCCAGCGACTCCCGCGTGCTCAGCCCGCCCAACGTGCCGCCGACGAAAGCGCCGCCGAACTTGCCGACGCTGGCGATCACGACCAGGAGGCCAGTCAGCATCAGCAAGCCGGGATCGCGCAGCACCGACAGATCGGCACTGAGGCCGGCGAGGCCGAAGAACACCGGCATGAAGAAGCTCGAGATCAGCCCGCGCAGGCGCTCGTCGATCTGCCGGGTCAGGATCGGCGACTCTCCGACCAGGATGCCGGCGACGAAGGCCCCGAGCACCGTGTGGACGCCGATCGCATGCGTGATCAGAGCCATCACGCCCATCAACAGCAGGATCACGGTGATGACCGCGGCCGTGCTGACGAAATTGTCGTTGGCCCAGCGAATGAGCTGGAACACCAGCCGGCGGCCGATGGTGAAGCTGACCGCGAGGAAGGCGAGCGTCCCGAGCACCGCCTTCGCCACCGAGGCGATCTCCAGCGTGCCCTGCGAGGCCAGGCTGAAGATAACGGCGATGATGATCCAACCGATGGTGTCGTCGATCACGGCCGTCGCGACGATGATCTGGCCGACATTGCGGCGCATGAAGTTCATCTCGCGCACGACCACGGCGACGATCTTCACGGAAGAAATCGACAGCGCCGTGCCCATGAACAGCGAGGCCACCAGCCGCTGCTCCGGCTGCGGCAGCAGCGCATCGGGCAGGAATTCGCCGAGCGCGAAGCCGCAGGCGAAGGGAACGAGGATGCCGGCGATCGAGATCGCGACCGCCGCCTTGCCGACCTTCTTGACCAGCTTGAGGTCGGTCTCCATGCCGGTGAGCAGGAGCAGCAGCAGGATGCCGAACTGGGCGATGCCGTCGATCATCGCCTTCTGCTCGGGGGTCTTGGGAAAGATCGCGTGCTGCGCCTCCGGCCAGATCCAGCCGAACAGCGACGGACCGAGGATGATGCCGGCGAGCAGTTCGCCGATCACCGACGGCTGGCCGATCCGCTGCATGATCTCGCCGAGGCCACGGCCAACGGCGATCAGCAGCACGATCTGCGTCACCAGCAGGAATTCGGACGGGCCGGCCGACTTGCCGCCCTCGGCGCTGGCGGCCATGGTGGTGAGGACAAGCGCCGCAGGGACAAGGCCGACCGGTCGGAGCAGGCTCCACTGCATGCAGGTGTCTTTCCCCCGTTTGCCATCCCGGCAACGTGCCGGGGCTACAGGAAGTAGAACCCGCGGAAGGTGGAGCGGGTTCCCTGCAACCGCGACGGGTCAAGGGCGAAAGTTGAAAACAACCCCATGCACAGTAGGGATAGGGTTGAAAAGGCCTGCGATATTTCGGCCTTGCCGAAATCGTTTGCTCCGTCGGGCAAAACAGGGGCATAACGGGATGATGGGCAGCATGGGCGGCGGGTCGCTAGGCCCCAAGCTCTCACTGCATCCTCCGTCATTGCGAGCGCAGCGAAGCAATCCAGAACCCCCCGTGGAAGGATTCTGGATGGCTTCGTCGCTGCGCTCCTCGCAATGACGAGTGGAGAGACGTCAGACCGCCGACGGCGTCCTGATCTCGCGCGGCAGGATGATGGCCGCGGCAATCGCGAGCAGGCAGAGCGCCGCAAATGCGTGCAGCATAGTGACAAAACCGCCCTGCTCGTAGAGCCAGGCGACCAGACCCACGGACGCGCCGGCCGCGGTGAAGCCGATGAAATACCGCACCGCATAGGCGCGCGAGCGCCATTCCTCGCTGGTGTATTTGCCGACCATGGCGTCGTTGACCGTGACCTGCCCGAACGCACCCATGACGATGCCGATCGACACCAGGATCAGCGGGAAATTATCCAGGGTTGCGGCGAGATACAGGAAAGGCGCCAGCATGAAGGACAGCGGCAGGGCCACCGTCTTCAGCGAATAGCGGTCGAGCAGCCGACCGATCGTGTACTGCGTCATCGCACCGAACACATAGACGCAGGCCGCGATGACACCCAGCAGCGCCGGACTCTTGGTCAGATCGGCGAGGCGCTCCGCAAACAGTTTTGGCAGCGCCACGGTGACGGCGTTGAAGGTCGTGGAGATCGCGATCACGACGATGAGCAGCGATAGCACCACACGCCACATGTCCTGCTTGGCGACGCGGGCTTGCGCCGCCGCCTGCTTGCTGCCCTTGCGGTCCTCGTGCACCACCAGCATCGCAAACGCGATACCGATCAGGATGGTGACGACACCGGGGACGATGAAGGCAAATCGCCAGCCGAGATATTGGCCGATCACGCCCGTGACCAGCGCCGACGAGGCGACGCCGAGATTGCCCCAGACGCCGTTGATGCCCATCTCGCGGCCGAGCCTGTCGGCATAGGACACGATCATGGCGGTACCAACAGGGTGATAGATCGAGGCGAACACGCCGATCGCAAGCAGCGCCGCGCCGAGCTGCACGGGGGTCTGCACGAAGCCGACCGAGATCATGGAGGCCCCGATGCCGACGAAGAAGATCAGCATCATGTGGCGGCGGCTCCAGCGGTCGCCGAGCCAGCCGGTCAGCAGCGAGCCGGCGCCGAAGGCGATGAAACCGGGGGTCGCGTAGGGAAGCAGTTCCGAATAGGCCATGCCGAGCGCCGGCCCCATGATGATCACGGCGGCGGCGAAGATCAGCATCGCATAATGGTCGATGAAATGACCGGCGTTGACGAAACTGATGACCCTGACGGGGCTGTTCATTCGGAATCCTCTCCTGCTCCGAAATGAGTTATATGTCGTGCCCATGACGGGATGCTGCCAATGACTGTCTTGCAAACGCCAATCTTGGAAACGCCAATCCTGAGGGAGGTCCAGGGCAACCACCGCTCTACCGCGGGCGTGCACCTGGTCGCGCGCGACTATCCGAAGGGCATGCGGATCGATCTGCACATGCATCGCGAGGCCCAGCTGATCTACGCGGCGAAGGGCACGATGCAGGTGTCGACGCCCGAGGGACGCTGGCTGGTGCCGCCGGATCGCGCGGTCTGGGTCCCGGCCGGACTCGAGCACGCCATCGACCTGCTCGCCGACATCGAGATGCGCACGCTGTATTTCGACGTGGCCTGGCTGAAGCGCGAGCAGCGCGATGAGGGATTGACCCGGGAATTCGTGGTGCGGGTGTCGCCGCTGCTCAACCAGGCAATCCTGGCGTTGTTCGACGCGCGCAATACCGAGGAGCGCACCGAGCTGCTGGTGCGCCTCGTCATGCTGGAATTGCACCAGGCCGAGGATCCCGCGACTTTCGTGCCGCTGCCGCACGAGCCGCGTTGCCGCCGCGCCGCGCTGATCGTGCTCGACGATCCCACCGGCCTGCACGACATCGACACCCTGGCGCGCGAGGTCGGCACCTCGGCGCGCACGCTGTCGCGGCTGTTCTCGACGGAGACGCAATTGAGCTTCAAGAGCTGGTGCCAGCGCGCCCGCATCGCGGCGGCGATCCAACGGCTTTCCACGGACGCGAATGTCTCGGTGAAGCAGCTCGCGACGCAGCTCGGTTATGCCAGCGTGCCGGCTTTCTCGGCAGCGTTCCGCCAGGTAACGGGGCGGACTCCGACGGAGTTTGCGGGGAAGGTGTAGCCCCGTCCCGTCATTGCGAGGAGCACTTGCGACGAAGCAATCCAGACTGTCTCGGCTGAGGGGGCCTTCGCGGGGCATGCCGGTCTTCACCCCGCTGCATAGCCCAACTAAAGATGCCGCATTCCTCTGCTTGATTGTGATCGGCTTCCGCCTAAATCCCGTGTAAGCTTCCGCACCGCACAAACCCGGATTTGAAAAGCCCAGATGGCCAATGCCTATTTCTCCGACCTGCTCGCCACTATCTCCGAGCGCGGCCGCACCCTGCTTCGCCGCGGCGATAGCACGGATACCAAGCAGGATGCCGACGGGCTGATCGAGCTCTGCGGCGCGCTGCTGTCGGGCCGGGGTGAGGCCTCCGGCACCGCCATGGCGCGTGAGGTGCTCGACATCTACCGGAAATTGGATGACGCAGGCCGCCGCGCCTTCTTCGAAGGGCTGGTGCGAGATTTCGGCCCGGACCACGAGCGCCTGACCAAGGCGATCGAGAAGTGGCGCGCCAAGCCCGGCGACGAGGACGCCAGCTCGCTGCATTTCGCCTCGGAGCCGCGGCGGCAGGAGTTGATCCGCCGGCTCAACCGGGCGCCCGGCGGCACCAGCGATCTCGTTGCCATGCGTGCGGATCTGCTCCGTATGAAGAACGGACACACCGATCTCGCCGCACTCGACCGCGACGTCTCGCATCTTCTCTCTTCGTGGTTCAACAGGGGGTTTCTCGTGCTGCGCCGGATTGACTGGTCGACTCCGGCCAACATCCTCGAAAAAATCATCCGCTACGAAGCCGTGCACGAGATCAGCGACTGGGACGATCTGCGCCGCCGCATCGATCCGGTCGACCGTCGCTGCTACGCCTTCTTCCATCCCGCGATGGTCGACGAACCCCTGATCTTCGTCGAGGTGGCGCTGACCGAGACGATCCCCGGCGCGATCGCGCCGCTGCTCACGGTCGATCGTCAGTACCTTCCGATCGAGAAGGCACGCACCGCCGTATTCTATTCGATCTCCAACACCCAGCGCGGGCTCGGCGGCATCTCCTTCGGCAGCTTCCTGATCAAGCAGGTGGTGGAAGAGCTGCGCCGCGAGACTCCAAAACTCGACACTTTCGTGACGCTGTCGCCGGTGCCTGGCTTCATGCCGTGGATCAAGCAGGACAACGACCTGCCGCTCTCGGACGAAGACCGCGAGATCCTCAAGCGCCTCGACGATCCCAAATGGTTCGAGAACCCGGAGACGACCACGCAGTTGCGCAACGTGATCGAACCGCTCGCGGCCCACTACTTCCTCAAGGCGCGCACGTCGAAGGGGCGCCTGATCGATTCCGTCGCCCGTTTTCATCTCGGCAACGGCGCACGGCTGGAGCGCATCAACTGGCTGGGTGACCTCTCGCCCAAGGGCCTGCGCGAGTCCGCCGGCGTGATGGTGAATTACGTCTATCGTCTCGACGACATCGAGAAGAACCACGAAGCCTACGCCAATGACGGCGAGGTCGTGGCCTCCAGCGCAGTGAAGAAGCTGCTGAAGGGCGAAGGACGACGGTTGCTGGATATGCGGTTGTCGTAGGGGCTCGTCGTTGCGAGGAGCACTAGCGACGAAGCAATCCAGAGTGCCACTGCGGAAAGACTCCGGATTGCTTCTCCGAGCAATGACGGAGTGTGTGGCTTCTGCCGTTCGATGACGTCAAGCGTCGGTGGAGTAGCGGCCTACTCCGCCAGCGCCTTCATCTCCTTGTAGAGATCCGACTTGCCTTCGAAGCCGATGCCCGGAAGATCGGGCATGGTGATGTGGCCGTTCTCGACGCGGACGCCGTCGGGGAAGCCGCCGTAGGGCTGGAACAGGTCCGGGTAGCTTTCATTGCCGCCGAGGCCCAGGCCGGCGGCGATGTTGAGC
Coding sequences within:
- a CDS encoding efflux RND transporter permease subunit, which translates into the protein MISKFFIERPVLSNVIALLMILIGGVALFNLAVAQYPDVVPPTVQVTTRYPGASARTVIDTVALPIEQQVNGVEDMLYMQSYSGSDGTYTLTVTFKIGTDLNFAQVLVQNRVSSALSQLPQSVQNQGVTVQKKSTSILLFVTLTSPDKKFDSLYLSNYATINIRDELSRLPGVGNVTVFGAGQYSMRVWLDPNKLQVRGLVPQDVINAIQQQSQQVSAGQVGAPPTPPGQAFQYTLNVNGRLDDTSQFENIIVKSGTSGDVTRVRDVGSVELGAQTYSQIFSLNKQPATGIGVFQSPGANALEVEKAVERKMVELAKRFPEGIKYDTPFDTTKFVNASVHEVYMTLIEAGLLVLVVILVFLQDWRAMLVPATTVPVTIIGAFAAMAALGFTVNMSTLFAIVLAIGIVVDDAIVVVEGAAHNIEKGMNGHDAAISAMDQLFAPIVGITLVLISVFLPASFLAGLTGRIYSQFALVIAATALLSAINAATLKPTQCALWLRPTVPPEQRNFFYRGFNAVYDRVERGYTRLITFLCRHGTISVAFALVVIGCSGYGLSRVPTGFLPIEDQGYLIAAVQLPDGASLERTQKVLDRAADIIKDTPGVQQVITIAGISALDNSASLANAGVAYIILKDWEARGKGEDLRSLVYGLNDKVADIMEARTLVLPPPPIQGIGNAAGFSMQVELRDGNNDFAKLQAITSAMVSNGQSQSALQRVQSSFRSSVPQFDIEIDRIKTQTLHVTTDQVFAALSTYLGSSYVNQFNKFGRVFQVYTQADPAFRVTERDIANMQVRNSNGDMIPIGTVATITPATGPSLISLYNLYPSSTVIGLPAQGYSSGQSLKLMEDIADKTLPPGTGYEWTAMSYQEKAVSNQIYWVFGLAMLLVYLVLAGQYESWYAPISVILAVPLSLLGPMLILSGLKIDNNLYCQIGLILLIALSAKNAILIVEVGLELHNRDGKPVLESAIEAARARFRPILMTSFAFILGVVPLVLATGAGASARKSIGITVFSGMLASTCLAVLFVPAFFVVVQRFENWRASKKAPKAQPAAEVKH
- a CDS encoding cation:proton antiporter domain-containing protein, producing MQWSLLRPVGLVPAALVLTTMAASAEGGKSAGPSEFLLVTQIVLLIAVGRGLGEIMQRIGQPSVIGELLAGIILGPSLFGWIWPEAQHAIFPKTPEQKAMIDGIAQFGILLLLLLTGMETDLKLVKKVGKAAVAISIAGILVPFACGFALGEFLPDALLPQPEQRLVASLFMGTALSISSVKIVAVVVREMNFMRRNVGQIIVATAVIDDTIGWIIIAVIFSLASQGTLEIASVAKAVLGTLAFLAVSFTIGRRLVFQLIRWANDNFVSTAAVITVILLLMGVMALITHAIGVHTVLGAFVAGILVGESPILTRQIDERLRGLISSFFMPVFFGLAGLSADLSVLRDPGLLMLTGLLVVIASVGKFGGAFVGGTLGGLSTRESLALASGMNARGSTEVIIATIGLSIGVLGQNLFTMIVTMAIVTTMAMPPMLRAALAKLPMNREEKERLEREEFEKRGFVANLERPLLAVDESVNATFAAHIAGLVAGMRGLPITVLHIGKRAKEQEKGRDEEESHEAVVKKAAEAVSANTDGDAGSVDVVTRTRRAELGETIADEARKGFDLLVVGVDKVAASKDRFDRKIEDIATKFEGPLAIVAAKGKHLKQPMPEGLNILVPVSGSGVSKRGAEVAVALTQAGSGSLRVIYVATTRDKGAQRGASRGLSQEAGILKDASDLAARYDVDITTTLRVNRAPEAAILREIDTTDVDLVVIGVDRIQGDHLSFGGVADAVLRQSKVSVLLVSSGEARQAPSEKA
- a CDS encoding MFS transporter, which encodes MNSPVRVISFVNAGHFIDHYAMLIFAAAVIIMGPALGMAYSELLPYATPGFIAFGAGSLLTGWLGDRWSRRHMMLIFFVGIGASMISVGFVQTPVQLGAALLAIGVFASIYHPVGTAMIVSYADRLGREMGINGVWGNLGVASSALVTGVIGQYLGWRFAFIVPGVVTILIGIAFAMLVVHEDRKGSKQAAAQARVAKQDMWRVVLSLLIVVIAISTTFNAVTVALPKLFAERLADLTKSPALLGVIAACVYVFGAMTQYTIGRLLDRYSLKTVALPLSFMLAPFLYLAATLDNFPLILVSIGIVMGAFGQVTVNDAMVGKYTSEEWRSRAYAVRYFIGFTAAGASVGLVAWLYEQGGFVTMLHAFAALCLLAIAAAIILPREIRTPSAV
- a CDS encoding AraC family transcriptional regulator — translated: MLPMTVLQTPILETPILREVQGNHRSTAGVHLVARDYPKGMRIDLHMHREAQLIYAAKGTMQVSTPEGRWLVPPDRAVWVPAGLEHAIDLLADIEMRTLYFDVAWLKREQRDEGLTREFVVRVSPLLNQAILALFDARNTEERTELLVRLVMLELHQAEDPATFVPLPHEPRCRRAALIVLDDPTGLHDIDTLAREVGTSARTLSRLFSTETQLSFKSWCQRARIAAAIQRLSTDANVSVKQLATQLGYASVPAFSAAFRQVTGRTPTEFAGKV
- a CDS encoding malonyl-CoA decarboxylase; this translates as MANAYFSDLLATISERGRTLLRRGDSTDTKQDADGLIELCGALLSGRGEASGTAMAREVLDIYRKLDDAGRRAFFEGLVRDFGPDHERLTKAIEKWRAKPGDEDASSLHFASEPRRQELIRRLNRAPGGTSDLVAMRADLLRMKNGHTDLAALDRDVSHLLSSWFNRGFLVLRRIDWSTPANILEKIIRYEAVHEISDWDDLRRRIDPVDRRCYAFFHPAMVDEPLIFVEVALTETIPGAIAPLLTVDRQYLPIEKARTAVFYSISNTQRGLGGISFGSFLIKQVVEELRRETPKLDTFVTLSPVPGFMPWIKQDNDLPLSDEDREILKRLDDPKWFENPETTTQLRNVIEPLAAHYFLKARTSKGRLIDSVARFHLGNGARLERINWLGDLSPKGLRESAGVMVNYVYRLDDIEKNHEAYANDGEVVASSAVKKLLKGEGRRLLDMRLS